A region of the Stieleria neptunia genome:
AACCTGAATCTGTACCTGTTCGTCGACGCCAGCCGTTCGATGCAGTGCAAGGTCGAGGGGGCGATGACCAAGCATGAATACGCCGCAACGTTGGCCGCCGCCTTCGCCGCGTTGGCGATCAAACAACGTGACGCGGTCGGTCTGGGGCTGTTCGATGACGGCGTCCGCCAATACCTGGACCCGTCGGCCAAACCCGGGCGCTGGGAAGACTGTCTGAGTTTGTTGTCGACCCGTCCCGAATCGAACGTCACCGCGTTGTCCAAATCACTCGAACAGGCCGCCGCACTGGCCCGTCACCGGGGCGTCGTCGTGATCCTTAGCGACCTCGTCGACGGCGACGTCGAGGGCATCAAGAAAGGGCTTCAGCAATTGCGCCACCGCGGGCACGAGGTGATCGTGTTTCACTTGCTGGATCCCTTTGAACGCTACCTGGCCGAAAGCGGCCGCTATCGCGTGCTGGACATGGAAGGCCCCGCCGAACTGACGACGAACATGGAAAGCATTCGCGCGGATTACTTGAAGAAAATCGAGCACTGGTGCGATCAATTGGATGAAGCCTGCCTGCACCAGGGCGTCGATCGCATCGAGTTGACGACCGATCAGCCGCCGACCGCGGCGCTGGTCGATTATTTGGTGAAACGAGCGACGTGATCCTTTTGTCGCTCGTGGGTCCGCCGACGAGCAGCAGTGGTTAGACAAACGAGCGACACACAACAGTTTATCGATGAACTTCATTCAAACCGGATTCCTGATTGGCGGCCTGGCCGTCGCGATTCCAGTGCTGGTGCATTTGCTCAGCCGCTGGCAGGTTCGTCGTGTGGAATTGGGGACGATGCGGTTCTTGCAAGAGGTGATGCAGGACGGCGCCCAACGTCGCAGAATCCGTCGCTGGCTGTTGCTGCTGACACGCATGGCCACGGTCGCCGTGTTGGTGTTGCTGTTCGCCCGGCCCTACCTGCCCGAAACCATCCGTCGCGACGGAGATCGATTGCGCGTGATGTTGATCGACCGTTCGGCCAGCATGAGCATGCCGGGCCAAAGCGGACGTCTGATCGACGATGCCGTGGCGCAAGCGAAAGACGCTGCCGCCGAATTGGGGACCGATGCAACGATCCTCTGGGCCTGGTTTGATTCGAGCGTCGAACCCTTTGACGGCAACCTGACTCGCGTGTCGGCGCCCCGCAGCGTTGTGGGTGACACAAATTACTTGGCGGCACTCCGCTGGGCCCGTGATCGCGTCGCCGCGGATGACGACGCGATTGCCGACGTCGTGATCCTTTCGGACCTGCAACAGTCCGGACTCGCCTCGGACGCCTTGGAAACCGCGACGCTGAAGATGCCCAAGCATTTGCCCGTGCGGGTGATCGACGTGGGCCGACCGGCGGCGAACAATCTGGCCATCCAAACGGTCACGACGGCATCAAAACGACTTTCACCACAGCGTGACGTGATCGCCGACGCCACCCTGTTTAACTTCGGCACGTTGCCGATGGAAGAGATCCCGATGACGGCGACGGCGACCAACGGCCGTCGCAGTGTGCGATTAAAAAAGTCGATCAATCTGCCCGACGGTCAAGCCCAGGAATTGTCGTTCGACTTCGGCAAACTCGAACCGGGCACCTGGCAGGTCACGGTGCAATTGGATGTCGAAGACGACTTGGCGGTCGACAATCGGCGGATGACCGCTTTCGAAATCGCTCAGCCGGCATCGGTCTTGGTCATCGATGGCGGCTCGCGCGACGCCGCACAGTTGGCCGAAAGTTTTTATCTGGCTGCGGCGTTGCGCCAGACCCGTCGCGAGGCGGCGTTACCCGATGAAGTGGAAGTGTCCGCCGGCGACGGCCAAACCGCACCGCAATCGGGTTTGTTTGATCCCCAAGTCGTGTTCTTGTACGACGACGCGCTGCCCGAGATGCAGCCGCCGCGCACCGGACTGGTCGTGGTGACCGATAGCGGATCGCTTCCGCAGCGCGCGATCCAACGACTGGAATCCTACGTCACCGCCGGCGGAAAGCTGTTGGTGTTTGCGGGCGACGGCGGTGAACCAGGCGGTGGCGCCACAGCCGCATCCTCCCACACGGCGTGGCAACAATCGGGTTTGGCGCCGGGCACGCTCCAGATGCCGTTGCGCAGCGGTGCAATGCCGTTTCGCATCACCTCGGTCGAGTCGGCCGATTCGATGCTGTCTCCGTTTGCGGACCCGCAATCCGGCGACCTCGGTCGTCTGGCGTTCGATCAAATGCTGCCGATCCAACCCGCCGCACAGACCGACGTCTTGGCGCGTTTTGAAGGGGACCGGCCGGCGCTGACGCGACACCGATTGGGCCAGGGTGATGTCGTCTGGTTTCTCTCCAGCGCCGATGCCAGTTGGGGCAACTGGACGACCAGCCCGCTGTACCTGCCGTTGGTTCACCAAATGGCGGCCGACCTGTTGGATCTGACCGGCGAAGGAAAAATCCGTTACCGCTCGGTCGGCGATCGACGCGATCTCGTCGCGACGCAAGCCGCCCCCTCTGCGACGCCATCGGATCCGGCCACGCTGCGCACCGTCTCGGCGGGTTCGCGCGACGGGGAATCACTGACGTTCGGACAGATCGGGTTTGAGCAATCCGGCGGCGCGCTGTACGTCGTCAATTCAACGGCCAAGGAATCCGATCCGACGCGGATCCCGGTCGAACAATTCAGCGAACACTTTCAAATCACCCCGGCTGAACCGGGGACGAACGAACCGACCGAAACCGTCCAAGGCGAGCACAGGCACGAATTGTGGCCCTGGTTTGCCGCCGTGGCCGTCGTCTTATTGACCGCCGAGTTTTCACTTGCCAATCGGACCACCGCATGAACGCTCCCGACGTCGCCTTTCAAGTCGCTCGCCAATTCACGGCCCTGCGGCGCAGATACCTGACCGTTCGTCTTGCCACCGTGGTGAGCCTCGCGGTGGTGTTTTTGTTGGCCGTGTGGCTGTTGCTGGGCATGATCGATTACCGCTGGGAATGGCCGCAACACTGGCGGACCTCGACGATCCTGACCGCCGTCGGCATTGCCGGCGTGCTGCTTCTCTGGCAAGCGGTGTGGCTGTTTCGCCAGACCCGCCAACGACCGTTTGCGGGCACCGTGGAGCGATCCTTTGAAGATTTCGGCCAGCGGATTCGAACCGTCCTGGACACGGTCGACGGACGCGTGCACGGCCCCGAAGAAATGCTCACGGCGCTGGGGAACCAAACCCTCGGTCGATGGGAATCGGTCACGCCGTCGCGGCTGGTGCCCGTCCGTTCGCTGTGGCTGACCGTGCTCGCCTGCGCCGCCACCGCAGCCCTGCTGCTCGGGTTGTTCACCGCCGGCGGCGATTGGCGGCTGGCGATCCTGCGGGCGATCGGAATCGACCGGCCCTACACCCGTTTGCAGGTCACCCCGGGTGATGTCGCGCTGCTCGAAGGCACGCCCGTTGACGTGTCGTTGGAGCTGATCGGACGCACCGATCGGGACGTCCTGCTTCGCTACCGTGAACTCAGAGCGACGGAACCGGGCGCGCTCGAAACGGATTCCCTGCCGTCGCCGGAGGCCGAACAGTCCGTCGCCGCGGAACCCGAGTGGATCGAAAGCGAAATCCTGGCCGATTCGCCGCCGACCGACGACCGGCGTCAAACGTTCCGCACCAATCTTGGGAAAGCGACTTGGCCGATCGAATACCAATTCGTCTCCAGCGGGCAAACCACACCGATCCACCGGATTGGTGTCCAGCCACTGATCGAAACCGAACGGGTCGAGATCACCGTCCAGCCGCCCGAGTACACCGGATTACAACCGCGGGTGTTTTCCAAACCCGACCTGACCGTGTTGGAACGTTCCCTGGTCACCGTCACCATCGAACTGAACCATCCACTGAAAGAAGCGATCCTGGAAACCGGGCCCAAGACGTCGCAGCTCTCACCGACGCCGCTGGAATCACCAGCGGACCGGACGCGTTGGTCGTTTCCATTGCCCGCCGATCAAACGGTGCGCTGGCGGTTCTCCGGATCGGGCGCCGACGGCACCCCGATGGAACCGGTGACCGGCCGTCTGGGCATTCGTCGTGACGCCGCACCGTCGATCAGTTGGCGAGAACCGAGCGACGAAATCAGGGTGCACACGCTGGCCGAAGTGCCGCTGGGGGTCCAGGTCTCCGATGATTACGGAATCATCGAAGCCGGAATCGCATTCCAACTCGGTGGTGACGATGAATACGTGTTGACCGATTGGACACCGCAGTCCGAAGCTGAGGCTGAGGCTGAGACAGAATCGCTTGGTGAAAAGACGCGGTTGATGTTAGCCGAATTGTTGCCACTGGAATCGTTTGAACTCTCCGAACGCGACTACATCGCCTACTACGCCTACGCCGTCGACAACCGTCCCTGGGGGAACCATCGCAGCGAATCGGACGTGCGATACATCGACATCCGACCGCTGCGGCAGTTCTATCAAGAAATCGATCCGCCCGGCGGAAACCAAGGCGCCGGCTCGCGCGTCTTGGTGCGTCTGGACGAGATCATTCGACGCGAACGGTTTGTGATCAATCGAACCCGAAAACTGGTCCGCGGCGGGACCGACATGGCCGCCCAACTGGGAACGATCGATCGCTTGGTCGAAAACCAAAGTGAACTCGCCGACCTGACGCGTTTCCTGGCGGAGTTCTTCATCTCGCGCGGAAACGACGATGTCGAAGCGCTCAATCAGGCCGAAGCGGCGATGTTGCAAGCGTCCGATTCGCTGGCCGCCGGCTCGTTGGATCTGGCCCTGGTTCAAGAAGAAGAAGCGCTCCGCTCGCTGGCCGAAGCACGCCGCACGCTGGAGATCATCCTGACCAAACGGATGAGCCGCGCCCAACAACAGGCACTGCGGCGTCTGGCCCGTCAACTGCAACAGAAACTGCGTCGCGATCGCCCCGAGACCGAACGTGAATTGGCCGACTCGCTGAAACAAATCGCATCCCAGCAACGAAGCTTGGCCGCGGCCGCACAGAGGTCGATGTCCTCTTCCCAATCGGCAGGCCAGGGTCAATCCGGAAGCCCCCGAAGGGCCAGCGATGCTCAACGCGATGGCAATAGCGATAGCGAAACCGACAACGAAACCGACAGCGAAACCGAAACCGCGGCAGACACCCCGGCTGCCGCAGCGGAGTCCGCTGACGGCGAGCAGGCTGACGGCGAGCAGACCGACGGCGAGCAGACCGACGGCGAGCAGGCTGACGGCGAGCAGGCTGACGAGGGTCAGCAGTCGATGGCCGAAGACGACTCGCCGACCGCCCAAGAAACACTCTACGAGCAACAAATCGAATTGCTGGAGCGACTCGACGCGATCCGCGAACCCTTGGCGGAGCGTCTGGCGGAATCCGATTTGATGACCCGGCGGATGGACGAAGCCCAGGCGGGAATGGACGATCTGGCCACCCGGGCACGCGAGGGCGAATTCGAATCGATGGCCGCCGGGGGGCGAACCGTCAGCGACCTGATCGAAGAACTGGGGCTGCAATTGGAAGCGCTGTCGGCCGCCGAACCGGTGACGCGCGTTTCCTCGCTCCGTGATTTGACGAGCGGTCTGGCCGGCATGGAACATCAACTCGCCAGCAACAACCCACCCTCCCCGCGCGGCGGCGGCGACACGATGACGCCCGAACAGGAAAACAGGACCGAGCGGCTGGCACAACGGATGGCAGCCCGCAGCGAAACACTGGAAGAAGTGATCTCGTCGCAAGCGGACATCGGCGACATCGAAATGAGCGAGGTCAACGATCAACTGCAAAACTTCGCCGAAGAAACGCGCTTTCTGGAGCAACTCGAATCGACCCTCTCCGCCGCCGGGCAGGTCCGGGACGCCGAAGGCAAGACGGACGAATCGGTGGCGGCCGATGCGATGGAGCGGGCGGTCGAGTACGCCGCAGCCGCCAATCGACTCGAACGCCTCTACCAACAACTCGTCACCCCACGACTTGCCCGTCTGCGGCGGATGGAACAACAGGCGAACCAATTGGCCAATCAAATGGGAGGCAATCCGGGACGCGGTGAAAACAGCGAGCCCGAAACCGAACGAGCCCTGCGGGATCTGAAACAAGACCTGCGAGAGGAATCGTTGCGAGAGTTGGCCGAGATGCTCGAGGGCGGACAGGCGGAGGACAGCGATCCAACGCAGCAAGAAGGATCCCGTGACGGCGTCATGACGGGCGAGTTGGAGGCCGGTGGTGGTCTCACGTTCCGTAACCGCGATGCGGCCTCCGAGCGCGTTCGTATGGTCGCCGATGAGCTTCGCAAGCGGATCCAACACGTGATGCTGTTGGAGATCGCGGTGGACCGCCAGACACCGATTCCGTCGGAGTATCGAGACGCCGTCGACGGATACTTTAAAACGCTGGCGCGCGAGAATCCTCTCGAAATGGAATCGGCCGCTGGGGGAGAATCACGATGAGTGGCTTAGAAATCCTGGCAAACACCTATTTTTCATGGACATCACCGCTGTCCGCCCGGGGCTGGATCGGATTGGTCGCCGCCTGTCTGCTGCTGTGGTTCGTCTTGCGAATCTTCTGGGGACGATCGTTGGTCAGCGGCCGCACCGGATTGTTCGTGATCCGCGCCGCCGCGGTTGCGATTCTGATCGCGATCCTGTTGGGGCCGACCAAGATCGACGAACAGGCCGGTGAAACGACCCGCCCCTCGATGATCTATTTGTTTGATGGTTCGCAAAGCATGCAGCTCGGCGGTGAACGGAGCCGCTGGGACCAGGCACTCGGATTTGTCTCAGAAGCCCAACAGAGTGCCGGCCAAGCGTACTCGGGCGATGTCCAGGCCTTTCGATTCGGCCACCGGTTGTCGCCCTTGGTCCAACCGAGCGGTGCGTCGGCACAGTCTTCCGGCGCGGCACTGCCGAGGGCCTCGCAGTTGGCGGGCAAGCAACGTCTTGCCGAGCAACTGGACATCACCTTGGTTTCCGATCCCGGCGCGGTCGGTGCGTCGGAATCGATCGAGGGTCCCGACGCATCGGATTCACGCCTGGCCGACGCGCTTCGCCAGTTGATGCCCCAAGTCAGCGCCCAATCGTCTGCCGGTGTGGTGCTGTTGTCCGATGGGCGTGTGCGAGCGTCGGAATCGGTGGAACGACTTTCGGAGATCTTTGGCAAGTCCCAGGTGCCGATTCATGTGGTGCCGATCGGACAATCCGGGGGATCGGGCGACATCGCGATCGTGTCACTGGTCGTGCCGTCGCGGGTGCGAAAGTACACCGAGAACGAACTGCAAGTTTTCATGCGCAGCTTCGGCTATGCCGGTCAACAAACCACGGTCCGGATCCGACGCAAGGGTGGCCAGGGCGGTGACTTGGCGACGCTGCCGATCACGCTGTCCGGTGGTGCCCAATCGGCTTCGTTGATGTTTCGCGTCGACGAGCGTCCGGAGGACTTGATCGTTTTGGTCGATCCGGTCGAAGGCGAATTGACGCGGCGAAACAACAGCGTCGAGACGCGGGTGGAGATCGACCGGACCAAGGTCCGGGTGCTGTGTCTTCAAAACGGTCAAGTCTCCGGGGCGCAGTCGCTGCTGAGCCAGTTTTTGCCGATCGCCCCCGGCCCCTCGTCCGCTTCGACCTCTGGTATTTCGATTCAAACGGCGCTGCAGGCCGACGAAGACGTCGAGTGCACGACGTTGGTCAGCATGGGGGGGCAATCGTTGAGACGACTTTCGGCGGACGGTTTCAACCAATCCTCGGCGGGGTTTCCCCGCACCCGCGCCGAACTGTTTGCCTATGACTGCGTGATCTTCAGCGACGTCACGCCGGCGGTGTTGGAGGACGAACAACAACAATGGCTGACGCAGTGGATTGACGGTCGCGGCGGCGGACTGATCTTGACCGGCGCGTCGTCGCTTTCGGCTGACGGCTGGCAAGACTCGCCGATCGCGCCGCTGTTGCCGATCACCTTGGAATCGGCAGCGTCGGCGTTTCCCGTCCCCACCGCGGTCGACGTGACGGTCCCCAATCACCCGATCTGGCGGTTGATGATCGAAAAACACCTCAACGAACAGCTGATTCAGGCGTTGCCGGACCTGTCGATCGGACAAGCGGGTTTCAAACCCAAGGCCAACGCGATGGTTTTGGCCCAGCGGCGCGACGATCAAACGCCCGTGATGATTGCCCAGCGTGCCGGCCGTGGCCGCGTGCTTGTCTCCAACGCCTCGCTCTCGGGAACCGCACTGGATCGACTCTCCCAGACCTGGGGCGATCAACCGGAACGGGTGGCGGGAAAATTTTGGCGAAACCTCGTCTACTGGGCGACCGAAGAATCCTCGACGGGCCGACGCCGACTGGTCGTCCAGTCCAACCAACGGTTCTATCGACCCGGCCAGCGGCTTTCGATTCGTGCGACGGCCTATGACGAGGCCGCCAGACGATCACAGCACTATCGAATCTGGGCGATGTTCGAACCCGAGTCGCTCGATGACATGTCACTCTATTCACCCGTGCTCTGGCCCGACGACATCGTCCGTCAAAGCGGAGAAGTCGGACCGCGGATCGCGTGGGGGGAAGAACTACCGCTAAAATCCAATCTGGAAGAAGGCGTTTACCAACTGGATCTGATGCTCAGCGAAACGGCGGTCAGCGGTGACAGCGGCATGCGAATTGAGCTGACCGCGTACGAGGGGGCAGAACCCGAATCCGCCTTCAGCCATGGAACGCAAGTCGACAGCACGTCCCTGGCCATCCAGATCTTGAGCGACCCGTTTGAACAACAAAATCCACTTCCCAATCAGGAATTGATGGCGCGCGTGGCGGCAGTTTCCGGCGGTCAGGTACTGGACCAACCCGAACAATTGGGCGAGCTTCTGCGTGGACGCAAAGAATTTCGAGGTCCGCCGACCATTGATTCGACTCCGGCATGGAATCGGACGTGGCTTTGGCTAGGCTTAATCGGTCTGTTATCGACCGAATGGGTTTGGCGGCGAGTTTCGGGGTTGGCATGACGATTCACCTCTAGACACACAAAGAGACAATGGCAAAACCTTCCAAAGATGTAACCGCTGCCGAACTGGCGATTTTGGAAAAGCTGTGGGAGCACGAACGTGCGACCCTGAAACAGCTTTCCAAATGGCTGTACGGTGCCGAAACGCCGTCGGACATCGCGACCGTCCAGAAACTGATCTCCCGGCTCGAAGCCAAGGGCTGCGTCGCGCGGGACCGCGATTGTTGGCCGCATCAGTTTCAAGCCGCCATCGATCGCGATCATTTGATCTCACACCGGTTGCAAGCGACCGCCGACGAAC
Encoded here:
- a CDS encoding BlaI/MecI/CopY family transcriptional regulator — encoded protein: MAKPSKDVTAAELAILEKLWEHERATLKQLSKWLYGAETPSDIATVQKLISRLEAKGCVARDRDCWPHQFQAAIDRDHLISHRLQATADELCDGTMSTLLTHLVKSAKFNSRQRKRLRKILDDLDAE
- a CDS encoding BatA domain-containing protein, which gives rise to MNFIQTGFLIGGLAVAIPVLVHLLSRWQVRRVELGTMRFLQEVMQDGAQRRRIRRWLLLLTRMATVAVLVLLFARPYLPETIRRDGDRLRVMLIDRSASMSMPGQSGRLIDDAVAQAKDAAAELGTDATILWAWFDSSVEPFDGNLTRVSAPRSVVGDTNYLAALRWARDRVAADDDAIADVVILSDLQQSGLASDALETATLKMPKHLPVRVIDVGRPAANNLAIQTVTTASKRLSPQRDVIADATLFNFGTLPMEEIPMTATATNGRRSVRLKKSINLPDGQAQELSFDFGKLEPGTWQVTVQLDVEDDLAVDNRRMTAFEIAQPASVLVIDGGSRDAAQLAESFYLAAALRQTRREAALPDEVEVSAGDGQTAPQSGLFDPQVVFLYDDALPEMQPPRTGLVVVTDSGSLPQRAIQRLESYVTAGGKLLVFAGDGGEPGGGATAASSHTAWQQSGLAPGTLQMPLRSGAMPFRITSVESADSMLSPFADPQSGDLGRLAFDQMLPIQPAAQTDVLARFEGDRPALTRHRLGQGDVVWFLSSADASWGNWTTSPLYLPLVHQMAADLLDLTGEGKIRYRSVGDRRDLVATQAAPSATPSDPATLRTVSAGSRDGESLTFGQIGFEQSGGALYVVNSTAKESDPTRIPVEQFSEHFQITPAEPGTNEPTETVQGEHRHELWPWFAAVAVVLLTAEFSLANRTTA
- a CDS encoding DUF4175 family protein; this encodes MNAPDVAFQVARQFTALRRRYLTVRLATVVSLAVVFLLAVWLLLGMIDYRWEWPQHWRTSTILTAVGIAGVLLLWQAVWLFRQTRQRPFAGTVERSFEDFGQRIRTVLDTVDGRVHGPEEMLTALGNQTLGRWESVTPSRLVPVRSLWLTVLACAATAALLLGLFTAGGDWRLAILRAIGIDRPYTRLQVTPGDVALLEGTPVDVSLELIGRTDRDVLLRYRELRATEPGALETDSLPSPEAEQSVAAEPEWIESEILADSPPTDDRRQTFRTNLGKATWPIEYQFVSSGQTTPIHRIGVQPLIETERVEITVQPPEYTGLQPRVFSKPDLTVLERSLVTVTIELNHPLKEAILETGPKTSQLSPTPLESPADRTRWSFPLPADQTVRWRFSGSGADGTPMEPVTGRLGIRRDAAPSISWREPSDEIRVHTLAEVPLGVQVSDDYGIIEAGIAFQLGGDDEYVLTDWTPQSEAEAEAETESLGEKTRLMLAELLPLESFELSERDYIAYYAYAVDNRPWGNHRSESDVRYIDIRPLRQFYQEIDPPGGNQGAGSRVLVRLDEIIRRERFVINRTRKLVRGGTDMAAQLGTIDRLVENQSELADLTRFLAEFFISRGNDDVEALNQAEAAMLQASDSLAAGSLDLALVQEEEALRSLAEARRTLEIILTKRMSRAQQQALRRLARQLQQKLRRDRPETERELADSLKQIASQQRSLAAAAQRSMSSSQSAGQGQSGSPRRASDAQRDGNSDSETDNETDSETETAADTPAAAAESADGEQADGEQTDGEQTDGEQADGEQADEGQQSMAEDDSPTAQETLYEQQIELLERLDAIREPLAERLAESDLMTRRMDEAQAGMDDLATRAREGEFESMAAGGRTVSDLIEELGLQLEALSAAEPVTRVSSLRDLTSGLAGMEHQLASNNPPSPRGGGDTMTPEQENRTERLAQRMAARSETLEEVISSQADIGDIEMSEVNDQLQNFAEETRFLEQLESTLSAAGQVRDAEGKTDESVAADAMERAVEYAAAANRLERLYQQLVTPRLARLRRMEQQANQLANQMGGNPGRGENSEPETERALRDLKQDLREESLRELAEMLEGGQAEDSDPTQQEGSRDGVMTGELEAGGGLTFRNRDAASERVRMVADELRKRIQHVMLLEIAVDRQTPIPSEYRDAVDGYFKTLARENPLEMESAAGGESR
- a CDS encoding DUF58 domain-containing protein, which codes for MIATPQPTQRSQSKSGGGHDRPDWLKPDELARLSSIELRARGVVEGFLQGLHRSPFIGYSVEFSSHRRYGPGDDLRHVNWKLFARQRKLYVKEFDAETNLNLYLFVDASRSMQCKVEGAMTKHEYAATLAAAFAALAIKQRDAVGLGLFDDGVRQYLDPSAKPGRWEDCLSLLSTRPESNVTALSKSLEQAAALARHRGVVVILSDLVDGDVEGIKKGLQQLRHRGHEVIVFHLLDPFERYLAESGRYRVLDMEGPAELTTNMESIRADYLKKIEHWCDQLDEACLHQGVDRIELTTDQPPTAALVDYLVKRAT